A part of Rattus norvegicus strain BN/NHsdMcwi chromosome 4, GRCr8, whole genome shotgun sequence genomic DNA contains:
- the LOC120102444 gene encoding large ribosomal subunit protein uL23-like has protein sequence MNKNLIAKKCSGKLNLKELEGSVALPLSIIIVVIVVLIVITVIIVIIITIIINNELCSLVYIEKLSYPSTKKVQNAKKETPASPKAEAKAKALRAKKAVLKGVHSHKKKKIQMSPTFKQPKTLRLQRQVKYPRKSAPRRNKLDHHAIIKFPLTIESAMKKIEDNNTLVFIVDVKNIKHQIKQVTKKLYDIDVAKINTLIRPDGEKAYVHSAPGYGALDGANKIGII, from the exons atgaacaagaaccTCATTGCAAAGAAATGTTCAGGAAAACTGAacttgaaggagctggagggaagTGTGGCtct GCCCCTTTctatcatcatcgtcgtcatcgtcgtcctCATTGTCATCactgtcatcatcgtcatcatcatcactatcattaTCAATAATGA ATTATGTagtttggtctacatagaaaaACTATCTTACCCTTCCACCAAGAAAGTTCAGAACGCTAAGAAGGAAACTCCTGCCTCTCCCAAAGCGGAAGCCAAAGCGAAGGCCTTGAGAGCTAAGAAGGCAGTGCTGAAAGGTGTCCACAGCCACAAAAAGAAGAAGATCCAAATGTCACCCACTTTCAAGCAGCCTAAGACCCTGCGGCTCCAGAGGCAGGTAAAATATCCTCGAAAGAGTGCACCCAGGAGAAACAAGCTTGATCACCATGCTATCATCAAATTCCCATTGACCATCGAGTCAGCCATGAAGAAAATAGAGGACAACAACACGCTTGTGTTCATTGTGGATGTCAAGAACATCAAGCACCAGATCAAACAGGTCACGAAGAAACTCTATGACATTGATGTGGCCAAAATCAATACCCTGATACGGCCTGACGGAGAGAAGGCGTATGTTCACTCGGCTCCTGGTTATGGTGCTCTAGATGGTGCCAACAAGATTGGGATCATCTAA